A single window of Aquarana catesbeiana isolate 2022-GZ linkage group LG10, ASM4218655v1, whole genome shotgun sequence DNA harbors:
- the LOC141110265 gene encoding nicotinamide N-methyltransferase-like has product MAEFTTAAEYEAKMNPRIYLESYFHLGSGSLADDFLRFAIGKMHKVFSSGAVKGDTLIDIGSAPSIYQLLSSCEVFNEIIATWFTQSELQQLQKWQNKESDAFDWSSILRHVCELEGNKVTTKEKEEKLRGKIKQVLHCDVSKSNPLAPVEAPKADCVTATVCLEAACKNFEAYGVALRHLSNLLKPNGHLLLAGDLAANYYEVGTEKVFSLPVNEKFLKESISANGYRIIELATFGKPADADPDLSDYEGFYFAHAQKV; this is encoded by the exons ATGGCCGAGTTCACCACCGCCGCCGAGTACGAGGCCAAGATGAACCCGCGCATCTATCTGGAGTCCTACTTCCACCTGGGATCGGGGAGCCTGGCCGACGATTTCCTGAGATTCGCCATCGGGAAGATGCACAAAGTCTTCTCATCAG GTGCGGTGAAAGGCGACACCCTCATTGATATTGGCTCCGCCCCTTCCATCTACCAGCTCCTCTCCTCCTGTGAAGTCTTTAATGAGATTATCGCCACCTGGTTCACACAGAGCGAACTGCAACAGCTGCAGAAATGGCAGAACAAAGAATCCGATGCTTTCGATTGGTCATCCATACTGAGGCACGTCTGTGAGCTGGAAGGAAATAA AGTGACCACCAAGGAGAAGGAAGAGAAGCTGAGGGGAAAAATAAAGCAGGTTTTGCACTGTGACGTCAGCAAGAGCAATCCTCTGGCACCGGTCGAAGCTCCCAAAGCCGATTGCGTCACTGCCACCGTCTGCCTGGAAGCGGCCTGCAAAAATTTCGAGGCCTACGGCGTGGCCCTCAGGCACCTGTCCAACCTTCTCAAACCCAACGGGCACCTGCTGCTGGCGGGGGACCTGGCCGCCAACTACTACGAGGTCGGCACCGAGAAGGTGTTCTCGCTGCCCGTCAACGAGAAGTTCCTCAAAGAATCGATTTCCGCAAACGGCTATCGTATCATAGAGCTGGCCACTTTCGGGAAGCCTGCCGACGCCGACCCCGACCTCTCCGACTACGAGGGGTTCTACTTCGCCCACGCCCAGAAAGTGTAA